A single region of the Nocardioides aquaticus genome encodes:
- the pdxS gene encoding pyridoxal 5'-phosphate synthase lyase subunit PdxS has translation MSATQHDPAATTPTTGSDRVKRGMAEMLKGGVIMDVVTAEQAKIAEDAGAVAVMALERVPADIRAQGGVARMSDPDMIEGIQAAVSIPVMAKARIGHFVEAQVLQSLGVDYVDESEVLTPSDYTHHIDKWAFTVPFVCGATNLGEALRRINEGAAMVRSKGEAGTGDVSNAVMHMRTIRGELRRLAGLDEQELYVAAKEMQAPYALVREVAERGSLPVVLFTAGGIATPADAAMMMQLGADGVFVGSGIFKSGNPAERAEAIVKATTFHDDPDMIAKVSRGLGEAMVGINVEELPEPHRLAQRGW, from the coding sequence ATGTCCGCGACCCAGCACGACCCCGCCGCCACCACCCCCACGACCGGCTCCGACCGCGTCAAGCGCGGGATGGCGGAGATGCTCAAGGGCGGCGTGATCATGGACGTGGTCACCGCCGAGCAGGCGAAGATCGCCGAGGACGCCGGCGCCGTCGCGGTGATGGCGCTCGAGCGCGTGCCGGCCGACATCCGCGCCCAGGGCGGCGTGGCCCGGATGAGCGACCCCGACATGATCGAGGGCATCCAGGCGGCCGTGTCGATCCCGGTGATGGCCAAGGCGCGGATCGGGCACTTCGTCGAGGCGCAGGTCCTGCAGAGCCTGGGCGTCGACTACGTCGACGAGTCCGAGGTGCTGACCCCCTCCGACTACACCCACCACATCGACAAGTGGGCGTTCACCGTGCCCTTCGTCTGCGGGGCGACCAACCTCGGTGAGGCGCTGCGCCGGATCAACGAGGGCGCGGCCATGGTCCGCTCCAAGGGCGAGGCCGGCACCGGCGACGTCTCCAACGCCGTGATGCACATGCGCACCATCCGCGGCGAGCTCCGCCGGCTCGCCGGGCTCGACGAGCAGGAGCTCTACGTCGCCGCCAAGGAGATGCAGGCGCCGTACGCCCTAGTCCGCGAGGTCGCCGAGCGCGGCTCGCTGCCCGTGGTGCTCTTCACCGCCGGTGGCATCGCCACCCCCGCCGACGCCGCGATGATGATGCAGCTCGGTGCCGACGGCGTGTTTGTGGGCTCGGGCATCTTCAAGTCCGGCAACCCCGCCGAGCGTGCCGAGGCGATCGTGAAGGCCACCACCTTCCACGACGACCCCGACATGATCGCCAAGGTCTCCCGCGGGCTCGGTGAGGCGATGGTCGGGATCAACGTCGAGGAGCTCCCCGAGCCGCACCGGCTCGCGCAGCGCGGCTGGTAG
- the pgsA gene encoding phosphatidylinositol phosphate synthase, producing MLERFKGFWQGVVLMPFVRLFLRLGISPDAVTLVGTLGVAAGALIFFPQGMLLTGVLFITAFVFSDLVDGQMARLSGRTSKFGAFWDSTLDRIGDGAVFGGLVLYFAGPGDNYLYLCLSLYCVVMGAVTSYARARAESLGMDARGGVAERADRLVLILVATGLGAIFGLEWFTYVALWILAVANTATVVFRIRKVHRQAVAADAGPATV from the coding sequence ATGTTGGAGCGGTTCAAGGGTTTCTGGCAGGGCGTCGTGCTGATGCCGTTCGTCCGCCTCTTCCTGCGCCTGGGCATCAGCCCGGACGCGGTGACGCTCGTGGGGACCCTCGGGGTCGCGGCCGGGGCGCTGATCTTCTTCCCGCAGGGGATGCTGCTGACCGGGGTCCTGTTCATCACCGCGTTCGTGTTCAGCGACCTCGTCGACGGGCAGATGGCGCGGCTGTCGGGGCGTACCTCGAAGTTCGGCGCCTTCTGGGACTCCACGCTGGACCGGATCGGCGACGGCGCCGTCTTCGGCGGGCTGGTCCTCTACTTCGCCGGCCCCGGGGACAACTACCTCTACCTCTGCCTGTCGCTGTACTGCGTGGTGATGGGCGCGGTCACCTCCTACGCCCGCGCCCGGGCCGAGTCCCTGGGCATGGACGCCCGCGGCGGCGTCGCCGAGCGCGCCGACCGGCTGGTGCTGATCCTGGTCGCGACCGGGCTCGGGGCGATCTTCGGGCTCGAGTGGTTCACCTACGTCGCGCTGTGGATCCTGGCCGTGGCCAACACCGCCACCGTGGTCTTTCGGATCCGCAAGGTGCACCGCCAGGCCGTCGCGGCCGACGCCGGGCCGGCGACCGTCTGA
- a CDS encoding HAD family hydrolase — protein MLLDLDDTLVDHQGTADAAAVAWAAEHGIHDPGVRRRWAAVSEVHYGRYQRRELSFADQRRARVRELLSLEVADADADDLFTGYLRRYEAGWRLFDDARPALRRARSAGLVVAVLTNGDEEQQRRKLHLVGLEDEVDVLVAASSLPAGKPDVRAFRGALARIGAHAEEALMIGDSLEEDVRGALRAGLDAVLVDRSGDGRARDVRTVASLDEVTFGTPPVGGR, from the coding sequence GTGCTGCTCGACCTCGACGACACCCTCGTGGACCACCAGGGCACGGCGGACGCGGCCGCGGTCGCCTGGGCGGCGGAGCACGGCATCCACGACCCGGGGGTGCGCCGGCGGTGGGCGGCCGTCTCGGAAGTCCACTACGGGCGCTACCAGCGTCGCGAGCTGTCCTTCGCCGACCAGCGGCGGGCCCGGGTGCGCGAGCTCCTCTCGCTCGAGGTCGCCGACGCCGACGCCGACGACCTCTTCACCGGGTACCTGAGGCGGTACGAGGCCGGCTGGAGACTGTTCGACGACGCGCGTCCGGCGCTGCGGCGCGCACGGTCCGCCGGGCTCGTCGTCGCGGTCCTCACCAACGGTGACGAGGAGCAGCAGCGGCGCAAGCTCCACCTGGTCGGGCTGGAGGACGAGGTCGACGTCCTCGTCGCGGCCTCGTCGCTGCCTGCCGGGAAGCCCGACGTGCGTGCCTTCCGCGGGGCCCTCGCCCGGATCGGCGCCCACGCCGAGGAGGCGCTGATGATCGGCGACAGCCTCGAGGAGGACGTCCGCGGGGCGCTGCGCGCGGGTCTGGACGCGGTCCTCGTCGACCGCAGCGGAGACGGTCGGGCGCGCGACGTCCGTACCGTGGCGAGCCTCGACGAGGTCACCTTCGGCACCCCGCCGGTCGGCGGGCGCTGA
- a CDS encoding HIT family protein — translation MSTPDGTDGTDGTEVLHQDGLGEPDGLERLWTPHRMAYIRGENKPDDDTSGTCPFCRIPSLPDDEGLVVRRGELVFAVLNLYPYAPGHLLVCPYRHIADYTETTDAEAAEMADLTRTAMRTLRRVSNAAGFNVGMNQGDIAGAGIAAHLHQHVVPRWPGDQNFMPVIGRTKTLPELLTDTRGLLADAWG, via the coding sequence GTGAGCACGCCCGACGGCACCGACGGCACCGACGGCACCGAGGTGCTGCACCAGGACGGGCTCGGCGAGCCCGACGGCCTGGAGCGCCTGTGGACCCCGCACCGGATGGCCTACATCCGCGGCGAGAACAAGCCCGACGACGACACGTCCGGCACCTGCCCGTTCTGCCGCATCCCGTCCCTGCCCGACGACGAGGGCCTGGTCGTGCGCCGCGGCGAGCTGGTCTTCGCGGTGCTGAACCTCTACCCGTACGCCCCCGGGCACCTCCTGGTCTGCCCCTACCGCCACATCGCCGACTACACCGAGACCACCGACGCCGAGGCCGCCGAGATGGCCGACCTCACCCGCACCGCGATGCGCACGCTGCGGCGGGTCTCGAACGCGGCCGGCTTCAACGTCGGCATGAACCAGGGTGACATCGCCGGCGCCGGGATCGCGGCCCACCTGCACCAGCACGTCGTGCCGCGGTGGCCGGGCGACCAGAACTTCATGCCGGTGATCGGGCGCACCAAGACGCTGCCCGAGCTGCTCACCGACACCCGCGGCCTGCTGGCCGACGCCTGGGGCTAG
- a CDS encoding TetR/AcrR family transcriptional regulator, translating into MAGTGGKGTDGRQARWDRHNLVRRRHILDAALDVLEEVGPGVEVKVQEVAVAAGLSRTVVYRHFDDRADLDGAVRERIVEQIRDEVQPVVSLDGTPLDIVKRIIAAYVGWAAAHPALHRFAEQEPPNGGGSHMEAAIAQIAQQIEDLFSMAVQVLGVRLDDDDRQSLDPLVFGMVGAVFTAVRRWMGRAVREPAAPAFVERLSEAIFHQIAGLAATRGVVLERDVPLEVLLADAFDEPAPGGTPAMSTDDEGEQ; encoded by the coding sequence ATGGCGGGCACGGGGGGCAAGGGCACCGACGGGCGCCAGGCCCGCTGGGACCGCCACAACCTCGTGCGCCGCCGGCACATCCTCGACGCCGCCCTCGACGTGCTCGAGGAGGTCGGCCCCGGCGTCGAGGTGAAGGTGCAGGAGGTCGCCGTGGCGGCCGGCCTGAGCCGGACCGTCGTCTACCGCCACTTCGACGACCGCGCCGACCTCGACGGTGCCGTGCGCGAGCGGATCGTCGAGCAGATCCGCGACGAGGTCCAGCCCGTGGTGTCCCTGGACGGGACGCCGCTGGACATCGTGAAGCGGATCATCGCGGCGTACGTCGGCTGGGCCGCGGCCCACCCCGCGCTGCACCGCTTCGCCGAGCAGGAGCCGCCGAACGGCGGCGGCTCCCACATGGAGGCGGCGATCGCCCAGATCGCCCAGCAGATCGAGGACCTGTTCTCGATGGCCGTGCAGGTCCTCGGGGTCCGCCTCGACGACGACGACCGGCAGTCCCTGGACCCGCTGGTCTTCGGGATGGTCGGGGCGGTGTTCACCGCCGTACGCCGCTGGATGGGCCGCGCGGTGCGCGAGCCGGCCGCCCCGGCGTTCGTCGAGCGGCTCAGCGAGGCGATCTTCCACCAGATCGCCGGCCTCGCCGCGACCCGCGGCGTGGTGCTCGAGCGCGACGTGCCGCTCGAGGTGCTGCTGGCCGACGCCTTTGACGAGCCGGCCCCGGGCGGCACGCCCGCGATGAGCACCGACGACGAGGGAGAGCAGTGA
- a CDS encoding FAD-dependent oxidoreductase has translation MPYVVTQSCCADASCVVACPVNCLHPAPGEPGFAEAEMLYVDPDSCVDCGACATACPVDAVVPHTALTPDQEPFRQLNADYFAVFPHRDRTPLAVVPRQRRLRADGTFAVAVVGAGPAGLQVADELLRHPEVTVDVLDRLPTPYGLVRSGVAPDHQATKQVERLFAMIEDQPGFGYLLGVEVGRDVRLVELAGAYDAVVYAVGASADQRLDVPGEDLAGSLAATDLVGWYNGHPDRRGLAVDLSHERAVVVGNGNVALDVARVLTLDPAVLAGTDVSTEALEVLRAGGVREVVVLGRRGPAQAAFTVPELVGLRGLAEAGRLEVVVDTGGEVLGATPRERVLAEIAALPRPAAGTPRVVLRFLTRPVEVLGDAAGERVAGLRVERTRLVEADGRVAAVPTGLTEDLETGLVVRSVGYRGHPVPDLPHDAATGTVPHERGRVRAGVYVAGWVKRGPTGFIGTNKTDAQETVGVLLDDLDAGHRADAVDEAAARARRTDLRRRLRRESGALDLAAWRRLDAEERRRGALLGRPRVKVLDPGEAAAVARGGRDRSVRDYAVQTSGAVVARGRRAVGRG, from the coding sequence GTGCCCTACGTCGTCACGCAGTCCTGCTGCGCCGACGCCTCGTGCGTCGTCGCCTGCCCGGTCAACTGCCTGCACCCGGCCCCCGGCGAGCCCGGCTTCGCCGAGGCCGAGATGCTCTACGTCGACCCCGACTCCTGCGTCGACTGCGGTGCCTGCGCGACGGCCTGCCCGGTCGACGCGGTCGTCCCGCACACCGCGCTGACGCCCGACCAGGAGCCGTTCCGCCAGCTCAACGCCGACTACTTCGCGGTCTTCCCGCACCGCGACCGCACCCCGCTGGCCGTCGTTCCGCGCCAGCGCCGGCTGCGCGCCGACGGGACCTTCGCGGTCGCGGTCGTCGGCGCCGGACCGGCCGGCCTCCAGGTCGCCGACGAGCTGCTGCGCCACCCCGAGGTCACGGTCGACGTGCTGGACCGGCTGCCCACGCCGTACGGGCTGGTCCGCTCGGGCGTCGCCCCCGACCACCAGGCGACCAAGCAGGTCGAGCGGCTGTTCGCGATGATCGAGGACCAGCCGGGGTTCGGCTACCTGCTCGGCGTCGAGGTCGGGCGTGACGTCCGGCTGGTCGAGCTCGCCGGGGCGTACGACGCCGTGGTCTACGCCGTGGGCGCCTCGGCCGACCAGCGCCTCGACGTGCCCGGTGAGGATCTCGCCGGTTCGCTCGCGGCCACCGACCTGGTGGGCTGGTACAACGGCCACCCCGACCGGCGCGGCCTGGCCGTCGACCTCTCCCACGAGCGCGCGGTGGTGGTCGGCAACGGCAACGTCGCCCTGGACGTCGCCCGGGTGCTCACCCTGGACCCGGCCGTGCTGGCCGGCACCGACGTCTCGACCGAGGCCCTGGAGGTCCTGCGCGCCGGCGGGGTGCGGGAGGTCGTCGTCCTCGGGCGGCGGGGGCCGGCCCAGGCCGCCTTCACCGTGCCCGAGCTGGTGGGCCTGCGCGGGCTGGCCGAGGCCGGTCGGCTCGAGGTCGTCGTCGACACCGGGGGAGAGGTGCTCGGGGCCACGCCCCGCGAACGGGTGCTGGCCGAGATCGCCGCGCTGCCCCGCCCGGCGGCCGGCACCCCGCGGGTGGTCCTGCGGTTCCTGACCCGGCCCGTGGAGGTGCTCGGCGACGCCGCCGGCGAACGGGTCGCCGGGCTGCGCGTCGAGCGCACCCGGCTGGTCGAGGCCGACGGCCGGGTCGCCGCTGTGCCCACCGGGCTCACCGAGGACCTGGAGACCGGGCTCGTGGTGCGCTCGGTCGGCTACCGCGGCCACCCCGTGCCCGACCTGCCGCACGACGCCGCGACCGGCACCGTCCCGCACGAGCGCGGCCGGGTCCGCGCCGGCGTCTACGTCGCGGGGTGGGTCAAGCGCGGCCCGACCGGGTTCATCGGCACCAACAAGACCGACGCCCAGGAGACCGTCGGGGTGCTGCTCGACGACCTCGACGCGGGCCACCGCGCCGACGCGGTCGACGAGGCCGCGGCCCGGGCCCGGCGTACCGACCTGCGACGCCGGCTGCGCCGCGAGTCCGGCGCGCTCGACCTCGCCGCCTGGCGCCGGCTCGACGCCGAGGAGCGCCGCCGCGGCGCGCTGCTCGGGCGGCCGCGGGTCAAGGTGCTCGACCCGGGTGAGGCGGCGGCCGTGGCCAGGGGCGGTCGCGACCGGTCCGTGCGCGACTACGCTGTGCAGACTTCCGGCGCGGTCGTCGCGCGGGGGAGACGAGCAGTCGGACGGGGATGA
- a CDS encoding AurF N-oxygenase family protein, with the protein MTLTQHSQHARQDLEADARRAAYEARLRTLSEASVTQHFDAFADIAWDAPENEVRPDDPRWVLPAIDTLGGHEWYQALPHDRQVEVGRYRQANVAKVGLQFEQILVAGLMNYAFTRPNGSPEFRYATHEATEECHHTQMFQELVNRTGADVTGGTWGFRVLAPFLPLFARWLPVAFFVGVLAGEEPIDHVQKSMLRSGDDLHPLLSRVMQIHVAEEARHIGFAHEFITHKAPQLGFVQRFWLSLAFPVIMRVLCDQILVPSRRAQREMGIPRHVVRDLWWRRPESRKLLRDLFADVRMLAEEAGLTNRLSRVLWRLLKIDGRRSRYRSEPASAAH; encoded by the coding sequence ATGACGCTCACGCAGCACTCGCAGCACGCACGGCAGGACCTCGAGGCCGACGCGCGCCGGGCGGCGTACGAGGCCCGTCTCCGCACGTTGAGCGAGGCGTCGGTCACCCAGCACTTCGACGCGTTCGCCGACATCGCCTGGGACGCCCCGGAGAACGAGGTCCGCCCCGACGACCCGCGGTGGGTCCTCCCGGCGATCGACACCCTGGGCGGCCACGAGTGGTACCAGGCGCTGCCGCACGACCGGCAGGTCGAGGTCGGCCGCTACCGCCAGGCCAACGTGGCCAAGGTGGGGCTGCAGTTCGAGCAGATCCTGGTCGCCGGGCTGATGAACTACGCCTTCACCCGGCCCAACGGCTCCCCCGAGTTCCGGTACGCCACCCACGAGGCGACCGAGGAGTGCCACCACACCCAGATGTTCCAGGAGCTGGTGAACCGCACCGGCGCCGACGTCACCGGCGGCACCTGGGGCTTCCGGGTCCTGGCGCCGTTCCTGCCGCTGTTCGCCCGCTGGCTGCCGGTGGCGTTCTTCGTCGGCGTGCTCGCCGGGGAGGAGCCGATCGACCACGTGCAGAAGTCGATGCTCCGCTCCGGCGACGACCTGCACCCGCTGCTGAGCCGCGTGATGCAGATCCACGTCGCCGAAGAGGCCCGCCACATCGGCTTCGCCCACGAGTTCATCACCCACAAGGCCCCGCAGCTCGGCTTCGTCCAGCGCTTCTGGCTGTCGCTCGCCTTCCCGGTGATCATGCGGGTGCTGTGCGACCAGATCCTCGTCCCGAGCCGGCGCGCGCAGCGCGAGATGGGCATCCCGCGCCACGTCGTCCGGGACCTGTGGTGGCGGCGCCCGGAGTCGCGCAAGCTGCTGCGCGACCTGTTCGCCGACGTGCGGATGCTGGCCGAGGAGGCCGGGCTGACCAACCGTCTCTCGCGGGTGCTGTGGCGGCTGCTGAAGATCGACGGCCGCCGCTCGCGCTACCGCAGCGAACCGGCCTCCGCCGCGCACTGA
- a CDS encoding TetR/AcrR family transcriptional regulator — translation MAPRSPARPPAHDRLLDAADDLVAARGWAATPVDVVLARAEVAPATLYAHFGSKDRLLAATLDRRLARWDEAWATAVDEADGDRGRLLAVFDALDSFGEAYGRTRWCSFLGAAAEGTTSDEAVADAVRRDSALLRDRLVALAGPVVGEGERAQERAEELGAHLLVVVTGCLAMRLREPGDDQLSRARATAELVIDAFTTA, via the coding sequence ATGGCTCCCCGCTCACCCGCCCGCCCACCCGCTCACGACCGGCTCCTCGACGCCGCCGACGACCTCGTCGCAGCCCGCGGCTGGGCCGCCACCCCCGTGGACGTCGTGCTGGCCCGGGCCGAGGTCGCGCCGGCGACGCTCTACGCCCACTTCGGCAGCAAGGACCGGCTGCTCGCGGCCACCCTCGACCGGCGCCTGGCCCGCTGGGACGAGGCCTGGGCCACCGCGGTCGACGAGGCCGACGGCGACCGCGGCCGGCTGCTCGCCGTCTTCGACGCGCTCGACTCGTTCGGCGAGGCCTACGGCCGCACCCGCTGGTGCAGCTTCCTCGGCGCCGCCGCCGAGGGCACGACCTCGGACGAGGCGGTGGCCGACGCCGTACGCCGCGACTCCGCCCTGCTCCGCGACCGCCTGGTCGCGCTCGCCGGTCCGGTGGTCGGGGAGGGCGAGCGTGCGCAGGAGCGTGCCGAGGAGCTGGGTGCGCACCTGCTCGTCGTGGTCACCGGCTGCCTGGCGATGCGCCTGCGGGAGCCCGGCGACGACCAGCTGTCCCGCGCCCGCGCCACCGCCGAGCTGGTGATCGACGCCTTCACCACCGCCTGA
- a CDS encoding MFS transporter — protein MKRPFHSLSLVLAGTALVAATYGLVRGAYGLVLPAVQQDLGLTSVDAGVVSGLTSLAYCVAASLSLLTCQRHPRAVVLTAGVAGTIGAAGVAAAPTVGWFAAAVVLGSGGAGAVSPALVVLVARAVRGPRSAGAQSLVNAGPGPGLVVAGLLALAVGQQWRTAWVVAAVVTALATAWTLHASRRLPAPDPDGDDHDHDHEHGEAVDLSAAWVAPALGAFAFGVGSAAVWTYGRTVLQDAGVAPTDAILAWVALGVGAALSAPVAPWLLRRGPHRGWVACLAITAAATTLLAVADDRWTGWAATLLFGLGFNAGTTVLIAYAVQVSRTPGPAASAFFVAALLGQAAGAPLVGRLLETGPLLAFGAAATATLLGTLSAVTRPRDRPRAQEEEPSARVGEPAAQVG, from the coding sequence ATGAAACGACCGTTTCACTCCCTGTCCCTCGTCCTCGCCGGCACCGCCCTGGTCGCGGCCACCTACGGCCTGGTCCGCGGCGCGTACGGCCTGGTGCTCCCGGCCGTCCAGCAGGACCTCGGGCTGACCTCGGTCGACGCCGGCGTCGTGTCCGGCCTGACCTCGTTGGCCTACTGCGTCGCGGCCTCGCTGTCGCTGCTCACCTGCCAGCGCCACCCGCGCGCGGTCGTCCTGACCGCCGGGGTGGCCGGCACGATCGGCGCGGCCGGGGTCGCCGCCGCACCCACCGTCGGCTGGTTCGCCGCCGCGGTCGTCCTCGGCAGCGGCGGCGCCGGTGCCGTGTCGCCCGCCCTGGTGGTCCTGGTGGCCCGGGCGGTGCGCGGTCCGCGGTCCGCCGGCGCGCAGTCCCTGGTCAACGCCGGCCCCGGCCCGGGCCTCGTCGTGGCCGGGCTGCTGGCCCTGGCGGTCGGGCAGCAGTGGCGTACGGCGTGGGTGGTCGCCGCCGTCGTCACGGCGCTCGCCACGGCGTGGACCCTGCACGCCTCCCGCCGCCTGCCCGCCCCCGACCCGGACGGTGACGACCACGACCACGACCACGAGCACGGCGAGGCCGTCGACCTGTCGGCCGCCTGGGTCGCCCCGGCCCTGGGCGCGTTCGCCTTCGGCGTCGGCAGCGCGGCGGTGTGGACCTACGGCCGGACGGTGCTCCAGGACGCCGGCGTCGCACCGACCGACGCGATCCTGGCCTGGGTGGCGCTCGGCGTCGGCGCCGCGCTGTCGGCGCCGGTCGCCCCGTGGCTGCTGCGCCGCGGCCCGCACCGCGGGTGGGTGGCGTGCCTGGCGATCACCGCCGCCGCGACCACCCTGCTCGCGGTGGCCGACGACCGGTGGACGGGGTGGGCGGCGACGCTGCTGTTCGGGCTCGGGTTCAACGCCGGCACGACGGTGCTGATCGCCTACGCCGTGCAGGTCTCGCGCACGCCCGGCCCGGCGGCGTCGGCGTTCTTCGTCGCCGCGCTGCTCGGTCAGGCCGCGGGCGCGCCGCTGGTCGGGCGGCTGCTCGAGACCGGCCCGCTCCTCGCCTTCGGCGCCGCCGCGACGGCGACGCTGCTCGGCACCCTCTCGGCCGTCACCCGCCCCCGCGACCGCCCCCGCGCGCAGGAGGAGGAGCCGTCAGCGCGGGTCGGCGAACCAGCGGCCCAGGTCGGCTGA
- the thrS gene encoding threonine--tRNA ligase: MHVVRAHAEREGQRETTTTQVDDGTKAWQLFADEPEVIAARVGGALKDLAYDLVDGDEVEPVAIDSRDGLDILRHSAAHVMAQAVQDLFPDAKLGIGPPVVDGFYYDFDVETPFVPEDLAKIETRMRKIIKEGQRFSRRVTTDADALAELAEEPYKIELIGLKGSGKSDDAAEGASVEVGAGELTIYDNVNRKGEVAWSDLCRGPHLPTTKRIPAFTLMRSAAAYWRGDEKNKQLQRIYGTAWPSKEELDAHLHRIEEAERRDHRKLGRDLDLYSFPDEIGSGLPVFHPKGGVIKREMEDYVRRRHIEEGFDYVGTPHISKEGLFHTSGHLPYYAEGMFPAFGLDGNEYRLKAMNCPMHNLIFRSRGRSYRELPLRLFEFGHVYRYEKSGVIHGLTRVRGFAQDDSHSYVTPEQAPGEIKHLLDFVLSLLRDFGLDDFYLELSTRDDSKPDKFVGDEDEWARATEVLAKVATDTGLELVPDPGGAAYYGPKISVQARDAIGRTWQMSTIQYDFNQPRGFELEYQAADGSRQRPVMIHSAKFGSIERFLGVLVEHYAGAFPPWLAPVQVQGIAIAERHADHLYDVARQMKARGIRVEVDDSDDRMQKKIRNAQLQKVPFMVIAGDQDVEAGAVSFRYRDGHQDNGVPIEEAIQRVVDAVASRAQV, translated from the coding sequence ATCCACGTCGTCCGCGCCCACGCCGAGCGTGAGGGCCAGCGGGAGACGACCACCACCCAGGTGGACGACGGCACCAAGGCCTGGCAGCTCTTCGCCGACGAGCCCGAGGTCATCGCCGCGCGCGTCGGCGGCGCGCTGAAGGACCTGGCCTACGACCTCGTCGACGGCGACGAGGTGGAGCCGGTCGCGATCGACAGCCGCGACGGTCTCGACATCCTGCGTCACTCGGCCGCGCACGTGATGGCCCAGGCCGTGCAGGACCTCTTCCCGGACGCCAAGCTCGGGATCGGGCCGCCGGTCGTCGACGGGTTCTACTACGACTTCGACGTCGAGACCCCGTTCGTGCCGGAGGACCTCGCCAAGATCGAGACCCGGATGCGCAAGATCATCAAGGAGGGCCAGCGGTTCTCCCGGCGGGTCACCACCGACGCCGACGCGCTGGCCGAGCTGGCCGAGGAGCCGTACAAGATCGAGCTGATCGGCCTGAAGGGCTCTGGGAAGAGCGACGACGCCGCCGAGGGGGCGTCGGTCGAGGTCGGCGCCGGCGAGCTGACGATCTACGACAACGTCAACCGCAAGGGCGAGGTCGCCTGGAGCGACCTGTGCCGCGGCCCGCACCTGCCGACCACCAAGCGGATCCCGGCGTTCACGCTGATGCGCTCGGCGGCGGCGTACTGGCGCGGCGACGAGAAGAACAAGCAGCTGCAGCGCATCTACGGCACCGCGTGGCCCTCCAAGGAGGAGCTCGACGCCCACCTGCACCGCATCGAGGAGGCCGAGCGCCGCGACCACCGCAAGCTCGGGCGCGACCTCGACCTCTACAGCTTCCCCGACGAGATCGGCTCCGGCCTGCCCGTCTTCCACCCCAAGGGCGGGGTGATCAAGCGGGAGATGGAGGACTACGTCCGCCGCCGGCACATCGAGGAGGGCTTCGACTACGTCGGCACCCCCCACATCTCCAAGGAGGGGCTCTTCCACACCTCCGGGCACCTGCCGTACTACGCCGAGGGGATGTTCCCGGCGTTCGGCCTGGACGGCAACGAGTACCGCCTCAAGGCGATGAACTGCCCGATGCACAACCTGATCTTCCGCTCCCGCGGGCGCTCCTACCGCGAGCTGCCGCTGCGGCTGTTCGAGTTCGGCCACGTGTACCGCTACGAGAAGTCCGGCGTCATCCACGGCCTGACCCGGGTGCGCGGCTTCGCCCAGGACGACTCGCACTCCTACGTCACCCCCGAGCAGGCGCCGGGCGAGATCAAGCACCTGCTCGACTTCGTGCTGAGCCTGCTGCGCGACTTCGGCCTCGACGACTTCTACCTCGAGCTGTCCACCCGCGACGACTCCAAGCCGGACAAGTTCGTCGGCGACGAGGACGAGTGGGCCCGGGCCACCGAGGTGCTGGCGAAGGTCGCCACCGACACCGGTCTCGAGCTCGTGCCCGACCCGGGCGGGGCGGCCTACTACGGCCCCAAGATCTCGGTGCAGGCCCGCGACGCGATCGGGCGCACCTGGCAGATGTCGACCATCCAGTACGACTTCAACCAGCCCCGCGGCTTCGAGCTCGAGTACCAGGCCGCCGACGGCTCGCGGCAGCGCCCGGTGATGATCCACTCGGCGAAGTTCGGCTCCATCGAGCGGTTCCTCGGGGTGCTCGTCGAGCACTACGCCGGCGCCTTCCCCCCGTGGCTGGCCCCGGTCCAGGTGCAGGGCATCGCGATCGCCGAGAGGCACGCCGACCACCTCTACGACGTGGCGCGGCAGATGAAGGCGCGCGGGATCCGGGTCGAGGTCGACGACTCCGACGACCGGATGCAGAAGAAGATCCGCAACGCCCAGCTGCAGAAGGTGCCCTTCATGGTCATCGCCGGCGACCAGGACGTCGAGGCCGGCGCGGTCTCCTTCCGCTACCGCGACGGCCACCAGGACAACGGGGTGCCGATCGAGGAGGCGATCCAGCGGGTCGTCGACGCGGTCGCCTCCCGCGCGCAGGTCTGA